Proteins encoded in a region of the Acipenser ruthenus chromosome 54, fAciRut3.2 maternal haplotype, whole genome shotgun sequence genome:
- the LOC131723239 gene encoding zinc finger protein 446-like codes for MDRNALAELLQALESRRDAEERRREERYTALIERVGLAVAAATTPTTTPLMSPPKARAMKMSAEDDPEAYLVAFERLATAAAWPREFWASQLGPCLIGEAQAAYQAMSDHHATDYDLVKQAILRRLNITTETHRARFREYRRAPETRPRVVAERLCDHMVHWLTPGKKTAQQMGEAIVVEQFCHVVGAETQAWIRRHNPDTLEEAVKLAEDFEDSLTSARIGILSAPALRSSRPLPPSPPTPPPPPPTFQGPRPPRAPTPLGPLASPTWRPRLAPSWGRGAAPAPLPYQQRDRFLTYAPSVPPICFRCHQPGHLARSCPAAMECDVAACNWAPETDS; via the exons atggaccgcaacgcactggcggagctgctgcaggcgctggagagcaggcgcgacgcagaggagagaaggagggaggagcgctacacggcgctcattgaacgggtagggctggccgttgctgcagcgacgacccctaccacaacaccgctgatgtcgcccccgaaggcacgggcaatgaagatgtcggcggaggatgacccggaggcgtatttggtggcgttcgagcggctggctaccgcggcggcttggccgcgggagttctgggccagccagttgggaccctgcctgattggggaggctcaggcagcctaccaagccatgagcgaccatcacgccaccgattatgacctggtcaagcaggctatcctccgccggctgaacatcaccacggagacccaccgggcgcgatttagggagtaccggagagccccggagacacgccccagggtggttgcagagcggttgtgcgaccacatggtgcattggctgacccccgggaagaagaccgcccagcagatgggggaagccattgtggtagagcaattctgccatgtggtcggcgccgaaacccaggcgtggatacggcgccacaaccccgacaccctggaggaggcggtcaaactggccgaagacttcgaggactccctgacctctgcccggatcgggatcctgtcggcccctgcccttcggagcagccgacctctccctccctctcctccaacaccaccaccaccaccccccacgttccagggacccagacctcccagagcaccgaccccattgggcccccttgcctcccccacatggagaccaaggttggcccccagctggggtagaggtgctgcccctgccccgttgccataccagcagcgggacagatttctgacctatgccccctctgtccctcctatctgttttaggtgccaccagccgggacatctggccaggtcatgccccgctgccatggagtgtgacgtggccgcgtgcaattgggcacctgaaactg acagttaa